From one Lycium barbarum isolate Lr01 chromosome 6, ASM1917538v2, whole genome shotgun sequence genomic stretch:
- the LOC132598557 gene encoding glutathione S-transferase zeta class-like encodes MAGSVEESKKLQLYSYWRSSCAFRVRIALNLKGLEYEYKAVNLLKGEQTDPEYLKLNPLGYVPTLVDGDAVIADSFAIIMYLEEKHPQRALLPQDLQKRAINYQAANIVAANIQPLQNLAVLKYIQEKVGPNETTPWVQTHIRKGFEALEKLLKDYAGKYATGDEVYVADLFLAPQIHAAIKRFEIDMNQFPTLLRVYEAYQELPAFQDAMPEKQPDATG; translated from the exons ATG GCAGGGAGTGTGGAGGAGTCAAAGAAGTTGCAGCTCTACTCATATTGGCGAAGCTCATGTGCATTTCGTGTCAGAATAGCTCTCAATttgaaag GATTGGAATATGAGTATAAAGCTGTTAACTTGCTCAAAGGAGAACAAACGGACCCTG AATACTTAAAGCTGAATCCCCTTGGATATGTGCCGACTTTGGTGGATGGAGATGCAGTAATTGCCGACTCTTTTGCTATCATAATG TATCTGGAAGAGAAGCATCCCCAGCGAGCATTGTTGCCTCAGGATCTTCAGAAAAGAGCAATCAACTATCAG GCTGCAAACATTGTTGCGGCAAACATTCAGCCTCTACAGAATCTTGCTGTTCTT AAGTACATCCAAGAAAAAGTTGGCCCTAATGAGACAACCCCTTGGGTTCAAACTCATATAAGAAAAGGCTTTGAAG CACTTGAAAAGCTACTAAAAGATTATGCTGGGAAGTATGCAACAGGAGATGAAGTTTATGTG GCCGACTTGTTTCTGGCACCTCAGATCCATGCCGCAATCAAGCGTTTTGAAATTGACATG AATCAGTTCCCTACTCTGTTGAGGGTATATGAGGCTTACCAAGAGCTGCCTGCTTTCCAGGATGCTATGCCAGAGAAGCAACCTGATGCCACCGGCTGA
- the LOC132598559 gene encoding uncharacterized protein LOC132598559 isoform X3 produces the protein MLRLSVEENKRVKEFQDICEEAKERGFGRVFRSPTLFEDMVKCMLLCNCQWSRTLTMAEALCELQLELNCPSSAACFSVADNRNQLKGVTAAESEHFTPKTPAGKESRKRAGAYGCSRNLLERLTEVEEIFVDEEKPDVSVRPAFPDGKEVVLQKSDLCQATAEVCEVSTSEPFNSDPSEDGELSFNKLGNFPSPKELAGLDESFLAKRCGLGYRAGRIIKLAKGIVEGRIQLKELEEACSNPSLSNYDKMAEQLREIDGFGPFTCANVLMCLGYYHVIPTDSETVRHLKQVHAKTSTTIKTVQTDVEKIYGKYEPFQFLAYWSEVWHFYDEWFGKLSELPHSQYKLITAANMRPKRNVKCKKLKITSAEKLGM, from the exons ATGCTGAGATTATCGGTGGAAGAGAATAAAAGAGTGAAAGAGTTTCAGGATATTTGTGAAGAAGCAAAGGAGAGGGGATTTGGAAGAGTGTTTAGATCGCCGACATTGTTTGAGGACATGGTCAAGTGTATGCTGCTCTGCAATTGCCA GTGGTCAAGGACGTTGACCATGGCTGAGGCATTATGTGAGCTTCAGTTGGAGCTAAACTGTCCCTCGTCTGCTGCATGTTTTTCTGTTGCTGATAACCGAAATCAGTTGAAGGGTGTAACTGCTGCTGAATCTGAGCATTTCACTCCAAAAACACCAGCAggaaaagaatcaaggaaaagaGCTGGAGCTTATGGATGTTCCAGAAACTTGTTGGAGAGGCTTACAGAAGTCGAAGAAATTTTCGTGGATGAAGAGAAACCGGATGTAAGTGTGAGACCCGCATTTCCAGATGGTAAAGAGGTGGTTCTACAAAAAAGTGATCTTTGTCAGGCTACTGCAGAGGTTTGTGAAGTTAGTACAAGTGAACCATTCAATTCTGATCCTTCAGAAGATGGAGAGCTGAGCTTCAATAAGCTTGGGAATTTCCCTAGCCCGAAAGAATTGGCAGGCCTTGATGAGAGTTTTCTAGCAAAGCGTTGCGGTCTTGGCTATAGAGCTGGGCGCATTATAAAGCTTGCTAAGGGCATAGTTGAAGGCAGGATTCAGCTGAAAGAACTTGAAGAAGCTTGTAGCAACCCAAGCTTGTCCAACTATGATAAAATGGCTGAGCAACTGAGAGAAATAGATGGATTTGGCCCTTTTACCTGTGCTAATGTACTGATGTGCTTGGGTTATTACCATGTGATTCCTACTGATTCAGAAACAGTTAGGCATCTAAAACAG GTTCATGCAAAAACCTCCACCACGATTAAGACAGTTCAAACAGATGTCGAAAAAATTTATGGGAAGTATGAACCGTTTCAGTTCTTGGCGTATTG GTCAGAGGTGTGGCACTTTTATGATGAATGGTTTGGTAAGTTAAGCGAGTTGCCTCACTCTCAATATAAACTTATTACTGCCGCAAATATGAGACCGAAAAGAAATGTCAAATGCAAGAAGTTGAAGATAACCTCGGCGGAGAAGCTTGGCATGTAA
- the LOC132598559 gene encoding uncharacterized protein LOC132598559 isoform X2: MITNIVFSSEYLNPQILLIVSFYVFSGQVRRMLRLSVEENKRVKEFQDICEEAKERGFGRVFRSPTLFEDMVKCMLLCNCQWSRTLTMAEALCELQLELNCPSSAACFSVADNRNQLKGVTAAESEHFTPKTPAGKESRKRAGAYGCSRNLLERLTEVEEIFVDEEKPDVSVRPAFPDGKEVVLQKSDLCQATAEVCEVSTSEPFNSDPSEDGELSFNKLGNFPSPKELAGLDESFLAKRCGLGYRAGRIIKLAKGIVEGRIQLKELEEACSNPSLSNYDKMAEQLREIDGFGPFTCANVLMCLGYYHVIPTDSETVRHLKQVHAKTSTTIKTVQTDVEKIYGKYEPFQFLAYWSEVWHFYDEWFGKLSELPHSQYKLITAANMRPKRNVKCKKLKITSAEKLGM; encoded by the exons ATGATCACGAACATTGTCTTCTCGTCCGAATATCTCAATCCTCAGATTCTCCTCATTGTCTCCTTCTACGTGTTTTCG GGTCAAGTGAGGCGAATGCTGAGATTATCGGTGGAAGAGAATAAAAGAGTGAAAGAGTTTCAGGATATTTGTGAAGAAGCAAAGGAGAGGGGATTTGGAAGAGTGTTTAGATCGCCGACATTGTTTGAGGACATGGTCAAGTGTATGCTGCTCTGCAATTGCCA GTGGTCAAGGACGTTGACCATGGCTGAGGCATTATGTGAGCTTCAGTTGGAGCTAAACTGTCCCTCGTCTGCTGCATGTTTTTCTGTTGCTGATAACCGAAATCAGTTGAAGGGTGTAACTGCTGCTGAATCTGAGCATTTCACTCCAAAAACACCAGCAggaaaagaatcaaggaaaagaGCTGGAGCTTATGGATGTTCCAGAAACTTGTTGGAGAGGCTTACAGAAGTCGAAGAAATTTTCGTGGATGAAGAGAAACCGGATGTAAGTGTGAGACCCGCATTTCCAGATGGTAAAGAGGTGGTTCTACAAAAAAGTGATCTTTGTCAGGCTACTGCAGAGGTTTGTGAAGTTAGTACAAGTGAACCATTCAATTCTGATCCTTCAGAAGATGGAGAGCTGAGCTTCAATAAGCTTGGGAATTTCCCTAGCCCGAAAGAATTGGCAGGCCTTGATGAGAGTTTTCTAGCAAAGCGTTGCGGTCTTGGCTATAGAGCTGGGCGCATTATAAAGCTTGCTAAGGGCATAGTTGAAGGCAGGATTCAGCTGAAAGAACTTGAAGAAGCTTGTAGCAACCCAAGCTTGTCCAACTATGATAAAATGGCTGAGCAACTGAGAGAAATAGATGGATTTGGCCCTTTTACCTGTGCTAATGTACTGATGTGCTTGGGTTATTACCATGTGATTCCTACTGATTCAGAAACAGTTAGGCATCTAAAACAG GTTCATGCAAAAACCTCCACCACGATTAAGACAGTTCAAACAGATGTCGAAAAAATTTATGGGAAGTATGAACCGTTTCAGTTCTTGGCGTATTG GTCAGAGGTGTGGCACTTTTATGATGAATGGTTTGGTAAGTTAAGCGAGTTGCCTCACTCTCAATATAAACTTATTACTGCCGCAAATATGAGACCGAAAAGAAATGTCAAATGCAAGAAGTTGAAGATAACCTCGGCGGAGAAGCTTGGCATGTAA
- the LOC132598559 gene encoding uncharacterized protein LOC132598559 isoform X1 produces MLDRFITSSSVTPSALTSKMQRRQETDGRRSVVVELPLEDDGAFDLEKAVCSHGLFMMAPNRWDPLSKTLERPLRLYDDDHEHCLLVRISQSSDSPHCLLLRVFGTDSLSTLHQRSLLGQVRRMLRLSVEENKRVKEFQDICEEAKERGFGRVFRSPTLFEDMVKCMLLCNCQWSRTLTMAEALCELQLELNCPSSAACFSVADNRNQLKGVTAAESEHFTPKTPAGKESRKRAGAYGCSRNLLERLTEVEEIFVDEEKPDVSVRPAFPDGKEVVLQKSDLCQATAEVCEVSTSEPFNSDPSEDGELSFNKLGNFPSPKELAGLDESFLAKRCGLGYRAGRIIKLAKGIVEGRIQLKELEEACSNPSLSNYDKMAEQLREIDGFGPFTCANVLMCLGYYHVIPTDSETVRHLKQVHAKTSTTIKTVQTDVEKIYGKYEPFQFLAYWSEVWHFYDEWFGKLSELPHSQYKLITAANMRPKRNVKCKKLKITSAEKLGM; encoded by the exons ATGCTCGACAGGTTTATTACTTCTTCCTCTGTCACTCCAAGTGCTCTGACCAGTAAAATGCAGCGCCGGCAAGAAACCGATGGCCGCCGCAGCGTAGTGGTGGAGCTACCACTCGAAGACGACGGCGCATTCGATTTGGAAAAAGCAGTATGTAGCCACGGCTTATTCATGATGGCTCCAAACCGGTGGGACCCACTCTCCAAAACCCTAGAACGTCCGTTACGCCTATACGACGATGATCACGAACATTGTCTTCTCGTCCGAATATCTCAATCCTCAGATTCTCCTCATTGTCTCCTTCTACGTGTTTTCGGTACCGATTCTCTTTCTACTCTACACCAACGCTCTTTGCTG GGTCAAGTGAGGCGAATGCTGAGATTATCGGTGGAAGAGAATAAAAGAGTGAAAGAGTTTCAGGATATTTGTGAAGAAGCAAAGGAGAGGGGATTTGGAAGAGTGTTTAGATCGCCGACATTGTTTGAGGACATGGTCAAGTGTATGCTGCTCTGCAATTGCCA GTGGTCAAGGACGTTGACCATGGCTGAGGCATTATGTGAGCTTCAGTTGGAGCTAAACTGTCCCTCGTCTGCTGCATGTTTTTCTGTTGCTGATAACCGAAATCAGTTGAAGGGTGTAACTGCTGCTGAATCTGAGCATTTCACTCCAAAAACACCAGCAggaaaagaatcaaggaaaagaGCTGGAGCTTATGGATGTTCCAGAAACTTGTTGGAGAGGCTTACAGAAGTCGAAGAAATTTTCGTGGATGAAGAGAAACCGGATGTAAGTGTGAGACCCGCATTTCCAGATGGTAAAGAGGTGGTTCTACAAAAAAGTGATCTTTGTCAGGCTACTGCAGAGGTTTGTGAAGTTAGTACAAGTGAACCATTCAATTCTGATCCTTCAGAAGATGGAGAGCTGAGCTTCAATAAGCTTGGGAATTTCCCTAGCCCGAAAGAATTGGCAGGCCTTGATGAGAGTTTTCTAGCAAAGCGTTGCGGTCTTGGCTATAGAGCTGGGCGCATTATAAAGCTTGCTAAGGGCATAGTTGAAGGCAGGATTCAGCTGAAAGAACTTGAAGAAGCTTGTAGCAACCCAAGCTTGTCCAACTATGATAAAATGGCTGAGCAACTGAGAGAAATAGATGGATTTGGCCCTTTTACCTGTGCTAATGTACTGATGTGCTTGGGTTATTACCATGTGATTCCTACTGATTCAGAAACAGTTAGGCATCTAAAACAG GTTCATGCAAAAACCTCCACCACGATTAAGACAGTTCAAACAGATGTCGAAAAAATTTATGGGAAGTATGAACCGTTTCAGTTCTTGGCGTATTG GTCAGAGGTGTGGCACTTTTATGATGAATGGTTTGGTAAGTTAAGCGAGTTGCCTCACTCTCAATATAAACTTATTACTGCCGCAAATATGAGACCGAAAAGAAATGTCAAATGCAAGAAGTTGAAGATAACCTCGGCGGAGAAGCTTGGCATGTAA